The proteins below are encoded in one region of Campylobacter helveticus:
- a CDS encoding prepilin-type cleavage/methylation domain-containing protein: MKKAFSLFEFVIALVIFSTISMLIAKPLREFYLLHLKSLEQNEVILNLNQALLNLENILSKCVNIQITNKSFSCFLKDDESLFMLENKKLKLTNSMLILENNASFYSPKSDFSYLLQNKMDIFKDKEKNFYALKEGKIELLNPTNLQNEGIFYPLKAKFELKFKDNALKYVLKPKFFNENLKQESLLINAIEDFEINKKDGALWVKICMEKAYFSHCLEKMMLL; the protein is encoded by the coding sequence ATGAAAAAAGCTTTTAGTTTATTTGAGTTTGTTATTGCTTTGGTGATTTTTTCCACCATTTCTATGCTTATAGCCAAACCTTTGAGAGAATTTTATTTATTACACTTAAAATCTTTAGAGCAAAATGAAGTCATTTTAAATTTGAATCAAGCCTTGTTAAATTTGGAAAATATCCTTTCAAAATGTGTCAATATACAAATTACAAACAAAAGTTTTTCTTGCTTTTTAAAAGATGATGAGAGTCTTTTTATGCTTGAAAATAAAAAATTAAAATTGACAAATTCAATGTTGATTTTAGAAAATAATGCTAGTTTTTATTCTCCAAAAAGCGATTTTTCTTATCTTTTGCAAAACAAAATGGACATTTTTAAAGATAAGGAAAAAAACTTTTATGCCTTAAAGGAGGGTAAAATCGAGCTTTTAAATCCTACAAATTTACAAAATGAAGGAATTTTTTATCCTCTTAAGGCTAAGTTTGAACTAAAATTTAAAGATAATGCTTTAAAATATGTGCTTAAGCCTAAATTTTTTAATGAAAATTTAAAGCAAGAATCTTTGTTGATTAATGCGATTGAAGATTTTGAAATAAATAAAAAAGACGGAGCTTTGTGGGTTAAAATTTGTATGGAAAAAGCTTATTTTTCACATTGTTTGGAAAAGATGATGTTATTATGA
- the rpsF gene encoding 30S ribosomal protein S6, giving the protein MKHYEVLFILKPTLTEEEVSAKLEFVKEILSKNGAEIQTVVPMGTRKLAYKIKKYERGTYFVIYFKAPTTLIAELERVLRITEEVIRFLIVKYENKKEISAWEKLSQGIKQSKKEIKPIDAPEVQ; this is encoded by the coding sequence ATGAAACATTATGAGGTTTTATTTATTTTAAAGCCTACACTAACTGAAGAAGAAGTTAGTGCGAAGTTGGAATTTGTCAAAGAAATTCTTAGTAAAAATGGTGCGGAAATTCAAACCGTAGTGCCTATGGGAACGAGAAAGCTCGCGTATAAAATCAAAAAATACGAAAGAGGAACTTATTTTGTAATCTATTTCAAAGCTCCTACAACTCTAATCGCTGAACTTGAAAGGGTGCTTAGAATTACAGAGGAAGTTATAAGATTTTTGATTGTTAAATACGAAAACAAGAAAGAAATTTCTGCTTGGGAAAAACTCTCTCAAGGCATTAAGCAATCAAAAAAAGAAATCAAACCTATCGATGCACCTGAAGTTCAATAG
- a CDS encoding pyrroline-5-carboxylate reductase, producing the protein MSSIYILANGVMASALAYGLKDTYEVYIVGRKAQKLETLKNEGFKTLLYDEFELDNKNVILAFKPYALEEMSKILKGEARILISVLANTSLKDLECIRAKNTARIMPNIAAKYKASTTPFILKNELFREEIIQILESFGSAYELASEKQMPSAMALSGCAPAFLSLVAESLANGGVHRGLDKELSLKLTQGLFKSFSTLLSNEHPAFIKESVCSPAGVSIRGVKVLEERAVRAAFMEAVYISSK; encoded by the coding sequence ATGTCTAGCATTTACATACTTGCAAATGGTGTTATGGCAAGTGCCTTAGCCTATGGCTTAAAAGACACTTATGAGGTTTATATCGTAGGACGCAAAGCTCAAAAGCTTGAAACTTTAAAAAATGAGGGCTTTAAAACTTTGCTTTATGATGAATTTGAGCTGGATAATAAAAATGTTATCTTGGCTTTTAAACCATACGCTTTAGAGGAAATGTCTAAAATCTTAAAAGGTGAAGCTAGAATTTTAATCTCCGTTTTGGCAAACACAAGCCTAAAAGATTTGGAATGTATCCGTGCTAAAAATACCGCAAGAATTATGCCAAATATCGCTGCTAAATACAAAGCCTCCACTACGCCTTTCATATTAAAAAATGAACTTTTTAGAGAGGAAATTATCCAAATTTTGGAAAGTTTTGGTAGTGCTTATGAATTGGCTAGTGAAAAACAAATGCCAAGTGCTATGGCATTGAGTGGTTGCGCACCAGCCTTTCTTTCTTTAGTGGCGGAAAGCCTTGCAAATGGTGGGGTGCATAGGGGCTTGGACAAAGAATTAAGCCTCAAGCTTACGCAAGGACTTTTTAAAAGTTTTTCCACACTTCTATCCAACGAACATCCAGCTTTTATAAAAGAGAGTGTTTGCTCACCTGCTGGGGTAAGCATAAGAGGCGTGAAAGTATTGGAAGAAAGAGCTGTTAGAGCAGCATTTATGGAAGCTGTATATATTAGCTCCAAATGA
- a CDS encoding outer membrane protein assembly factor BamD produces MKKNLFILTLIIVFFTACSTKDKEELYNLSSSQWYAQIIKDLQDKDLEKADAHYSGMASEHIADPLLEPVLIILAQAHMDEEEYQLAEFYLDEYNKKFGNSKNVDYTRYLKIKAKFEAFAVPNRNQSLMLQSQQEIDTFLKEYPNTQYKPLVQTMLTKFNIAVFYLDSTIADLYNRTDRQQSYEIYQEKLQKSEFFEKSIIKPELPWYRAVFEKF; encoded by the coding sequence ATGAAAAAGAATTTGTTTATTTTGACTTTAATCATCGTTTTTTTCACAGCTTGTAGCACAAAAGACAAAGAAGAACTTTACAATCTTAGCTCATCACAATGGTATGCGCAAATCATAAAAGATTTGCAAGATAAAGACTTAGAAAAAGCCGATGCGCATTATAGTGGTATGGCAAGTGAACATATTGCAGACCCTTTGCTAGAACCAGTGCTAATTATACTCGCTCAAGCACATATGGACGAGGAAGAATATCAACTCGCCGAGTTTTATTTGGACGAATATAATAAAAAATTTGGAAATTCTAAAAATGTCGATTACACGCGCTATCTTAAGATAAAAGCCAAATTTGAGGCTTTCGCAGTGCCAAATCGCAATCAATCCTTAATGCTTCAAAGCCAGCAAGAAATAGACACTTTCTTAAAAGAGTATCCAAATACACAATACAAACCCTTAGTGCAAACTATGCTGACAAAATTTAATATCGCCGTGTTTTATTTAGATAGCACCATAGCAGATTTGTATAACAGAACAGATAGACAACAAAGCTATGAAATTTACCAAGAAAAATTGCAAAAATCAGAATTTTTTGAAAAAAGCATTATAAAACCTGAGCTTCCTTGGTATAGAGCGGTATTTGAAAAATTTTAA
- the lon gene encoding endopeptidase La, whose protein sequence is MELEDIVAVKQIFPILIEDELFLYPFMITPIFINDSKNSGALDKALKDDSMIFVAPSKYENGRSFDEIYDCGVIGSVMRKVPLPDGRVKILFQGHSKARIVERISTKPLVARIEPILEDSLEPKKGKALLDVIKEKVKILSSISHYFSPDLLRTIEEGVDASRICDLILNTIRMKKQDAYEFFILSNLEIKLMKLIDLLMEEIETNRLQKDIKNKAHLRIDKANKEYFLKEQLRQIQRELGSDTQKEDEVKEYYKKLELKKPFMHEDAYKEIKKQIEKFDRIHQDNSEASMMQTYIETALDVPFEKISKKKLSIKEVIKQLEHDHYALEKPKRRIEEYFAVRELLEKRKINDRDGAKVILCFYGPPGVGKTSLANSVAKALKRELIRIALGGLEDVNELRGHRRTYIGAMPGRITQGLIEAGQINPVIVLDEIDKLNRSFRGDPSAVLLEILDPEQNSKFRDYYLNFNLDLSKAIFIATANDISNIPSPLRDRMEFIELSSYTPNEKFQIAKNYLIPDELKKHGLKASELSISKDGIELLISDYTRESGVRTLRRKVAELCRKTAKQILLEENKKININAKNLHTFLDKKVYEIQKREREDKMGQVSGLAWTAVGGDVLKVEAIKIKGKGELMLTGSLGDVMKESAKIAFSVIKVLIDEGKIKIPKKVLRDTKSNVYEQYNLHIHVPDGATPKDGPSAGITMATAMASIFSEKKVRSDVAMTGELDLNGKVLPIGGLKEKLIAAYKAEITTALIPEKNYERDLKDIPQEVKDNMQIIAVKEFDEVLKHSLV, encoded by the coding sequence ATGGAATTAGAAGACATAGTGGCTGTTAAGCAAATTTTTCCCATTTTAATTGAAGATGAATTATTTTTATATCCTTTTATGATAACACCCATTTTTATTAATGATTCTAAAAATTCTGGTGCCTTAGATAAAGCTCTTAAGGACGATAGTATGATTTTTGTCGCTCCTTCAAAATATGAAAATGGCAGAAGTTTTGATGAGATTTATGATTGTGGTGTTATAGGTAGCGTGATGAGGAAAGTGCCTTTACCTGATGGACGCGTTAAAATTCTTTTTCAAGGACATTCTAAAGCAAGGATAGTGGAAAGAATTTCTACAAAACCTTTAGTGGCTAGGATTGAGCCCATACTAGAAGATTCGTTAGAACCAAAAAAGGGGAAAGCACTTTTAGATGTAATAAAAGAAAAAGTAAAAATTCTTTCTAGTATTAGTCATTATTTTTCACCCGATTTACTAAGAACCATCGAAGAGGGTGTAGATGCTTCAAGAATTTGCGATTTAATTTTAAATACCATAAGAATGAAAAAACAAGACGCTTACGAATTTTTCATTCTTTCAAATTTAGAGATTAAATTGATGAAGCTTATTGATTTATTAATGGAAGAAATCGAAACCAATCGCTTACAAAAAGATATCAAAAATAAAGCGCATTTAAGGATAGATAAAGCAAATAAAGAATACTTCCTCAAAGAACAATTAAGACAAATTCAAAGAGAGCTAGGCTCGGACACGCAAAAAGAAGATGAGGTTAAAGAATACTACAAAAAACTAGAGCTTAAAAAGCCTTTTATGCACGAAGATGCCTATAAAGAAATCAAAAAGCAAATTGAAAAATTTGATAGAATTCATCAAGATAATTCAGAAGCTTCGATGATGCAAACCTACATAGAAACAGCTCTTGATGTGCCTTTTGAGAAAATTTCGAAGAAAAAACTTAGCATAAAGGAAGTGATTAAGCAACTTGAACACGACCATTATGCCTTAGAAAAGCCAAAAAGACGCATTGAAGAATATTTTGCCGTGCGAGAACTCTTAGAAAAAAGAAAGATAAATGATAGAGACGGAGCAAAGGTAATATTATGCTTTTATGGACCTCCTGGCGTGGGTAAGACCTCTCTTGCAAATTCCGTTGCAAAAGCCTTAAAAAGAGAGCTTATACGCATAGCTTTAGGTGGGCTGGAAGATGTTAATGAGCTTCGCGGACACCGTCGCACTTATATAGGAGCGATGCCCGGACGCATTACGCAAGGACTTATTGAAGCAGGGCAAATTAATCCTGTCATTGTATTAGACGAGATAGACAAGCTCAACCGTAGTTTTAGAGGCGACCCCTCAGCTGTTTTACTTGAAATTTTAGACCCTGAGCAAAACTCTAAATTTAGAGATTATTATCTTAATTTTAATTTGGATTTAAGCAAAGCCATTTTTATCGCTACGGCAAATGATATTAGTAACATCCCCTCACCTCTAAGAGATAGAATGGAATTTATAGAGCTAAGTTCTTACACTCCAAATGAAAAATTTCAAATTGCAAAAAATTACCTTATCCCTGATGAACTTAAAAAACACGGCTTAAAAGCCAGTGAGCTTAGCATTAGCAAAGATGGCATTGAATTGTTAATTAGCGATTATACTAGAGAATCTGGAGTGAGAACTCTACGCCGTAAAGTCGCCGAACTCTGCCGTAAAACTGCAAAACAAATTTTGCTTGAAGAAAATAAAAAAATTAACATCAACGCCAAAAATTTACACACTTTCCTAGATAAAAAAGTTTATGAAATTCAAAAACGAGAAAGAGAAGATAAGATGGGACAAGTCAGTGGCTTAGCTTGGACGGCTGTGGGTGGAGATGTGCTGAAAGTCGAAGCAATTAAAATTAAGGGTAAAGGCGAACTTATGCTAACGGGTTCTTTGGGTGATGTGATGAAAGAATCTGCCAAAATTGCTTTCAGTGTCATTAAAGTTTTAATTGACGAGGGCAAAATCAAAATTCCTAAAAAAGTCTTAAGAGATACCAAAAGTAATGTTTATGAGCAATATAATCTTCATATCCATGTGCCAGACGGAGCAACGCCAAAGGATGGACCGAGTGCTGGTATTACTATGGCTACGGCTATGGCTTCCATTTTTAGCGAAAAAAAGGTGCGAAGTGATGTTGCGATGACTGGAGAGCTTGACTTAAATGGGAAAGTTTTACCCATAGGTGGTCTTAAAGAAAAACTTATAGCCGCCTATAAGGCTGAAATCACCACAGCTCTTATTCCAGAAAAAAACTATGAGAGAGATTTAAAAGACATACCGCAAGAGGTAAAAGATAATATGCAGATTATCGCTGTAAAAGAATTTGACGAGGTATTGAAACATTCTCTTGTATGA
- the pgsA gene encoding CDP-diacylglycerol--glycerol-3-phosphate 3-phosphatidyltransferase — MNLPNFLAILRMILAPLLFFVLTFPFENVHQSWINYFATLLFSLAALSDFFDGFIARNWKQTTKLGAILDPLADKMLTLAALLGLLLLDRANEWVIYLILVREFFITGFRVVMVSENLDVSASFAGKLKTGFQMTAIIFLMLDWIFGDVLLYIALALTLYSGFEYVYGYIKYLKAKR; from the coding sequence ATGAATTTACCAAATTTTCTAGCAATTTTAAGAATGATTTTAGCTCCGCTTTTATTTTTCGTTTTAACCTTTCCTTTTGAAAATGTGCATCAAAGCTGGATAAATTATTTTGCCACCTTACTTTTTTCTTTAGCTGCGTTGAGCGATTTTTTCGATGGTTTTATCGCTAGAAATTGGAAACAAACGACAAAATTGGGTGCGATTTTAGACCCTTTAGCGGATAAAATGCTCACTTTAGCTGCCTTATTGGGGCTTTTACTTTTGGATAGGGCAAATGAATGGGTGATTTATCTCATTTTGGTGCGTGAGTTTTTCATCACAGGATTTAGAGTTGTTATGGTGAGCGAAAATTTAGATGTCAGTGCTTCCTTTGCTGGGAAATTGAAAACAGGTTTTCAAATGACGGCGATTATTTTTTTAATGCTAGATTGGATTTTTGGCGATGTGTTGCTTTATATCGCACTTGCACTGACGCTTTACTCGGGTTTTGAGTATGTTTATGGCTATATCAAATATCTTAAGGCGAAACGATGA
- the fliW gene encoding flagellar assembly protein FliW, which translates to MTLAVKCPILGFEETKNMEFTTIDEIFVRLKSLDGKDFSFVLINPYLIRPDYEFDIPTYYQELLSLTPESNQQVFNIVALAKTIEESTVNFLAPVVINLDNNTMAQVILDTVNYPDFFQAEKISNYIKK; encoded by the coding sequence ATGACTCTAGCTGTTAAATGCCCTATCTTGGGTTTTGAAGAAACTAAAAATATGGAATTTACCACCATTGATGAGATATTTGTAAGACTTAAAAGCCTTGATGGTAAGGACTTTTCTTTTGTTCTTATAAATCCTTATCTCATTCGTCCTGATTACGAATTTGATATTCCAACCTATTATCAAGAATTACTTTCACTTACACCAGAATCTAATCAGCAGGTTTTTAATATAGTCGCTTTGGCTAAAACCATCGAAGAATCAACAGTAAATTTCCTTGCCCCTGTGGTTATCAATCTAGACAATAACACTATGGCACAAGTTATTTTAGACACGGTGAATTATCCTGATTTCTTTCAAGCAGAAAAAATTTCTAATTATATTAAAAAATAA
- a CDS encoding bifunctional 3,4-dihydroxy-2-butanone 4-phosphate synthase/GTP cyclohydrolase II — MKFISVEQAIKDLKNGKMLVMVDAEDRENEGDIIFAAQFSTQEKVNFMIKEARGVVCVALDENLAKKFKLPLMVPKNTSNHETAFTITVDAKEATTGVSAYERNMTIKIFADDKTNANDFVRPGHINPLIAKKGGVLERTGHTEGSVDLCHLAGLKGACVICEIVKDNGDMARREDLIKFCEKFQLNMIAVSDIIEYRLKNESLIKLKNQSVSHLAGFKAQKFVFKDHNEISHIAFCFNKPRKSENVKFHISGSDFELLTSNKFSKLLRQIEFLSQNGGIIIFMQGEKSNAIQFKNYGIGAQILRFFNVEEVNLMSQSYDKDFIALKGFGLDIKACKFKGK, encoded by the coding sequence ATGAAATTTATAAGCGTAGAACAGGCAATAAAAGATTTAAAAAATGGCAAAATGCTTGTAATGGTTGATGCTGAAGATAGAGAAAATGAGGGAGACATTATCTTTGCTGCACAATTTAGCACTCAAGAAAAAGTTAATTTTATGATAAAAGAAGCTAGAGGCGTGGTGTGCGTAGCTTTAGATGAAAATTTAGCAAAAAAATTTAAGCTACCTTTAATGGTTCCAAAAAATACCTCAAATCACGAAACAGCTTTTACAATAACAGTCGATGCAAAAGAAGCTACAACCGGCGTTAGTGCATACGAGCGTAATATGACTATCAAAATTTTTGCCGATGATAAGACTAATGCAAACGATTTCGTGCGTCCCGGTCATATCAATCCCCTTATCGCTAAAAAAGGCGGAGTATTAGAACGCACAGGACATACTGAGGGAAGTGTGGATTTGTGCCACTTAGCAGGATTAAAGGGTGCTTGTGTAATTTGTGAAATTGTCAAAGATAATGGCGATATGGCTAGAAGAGAGGATTTAATCAAATTTTGTGAAAAATTTCAACTTAATATGATAGCAGTGTCCGATATAATAGAATATCGTTTAAAAAATGAAAGCTTAATCAAACTTAAAAATCAAAGTGTAAGTCATCTAGCAGGATTTAAGGCACAAAAATTTGTCTTTAAAGACCACAACGAAATCTCTCACATAGCCTTTTGTTTCAATAAACCAAGAAAAAGTGAAAATGTTAAATTTCATATTAGTGGGAGTGATTTTGAGCTCTTAACATCAAATAAATTCTCAAAACTTTTGAGACAAATTGAATTTTTATCACAAAATGGCGGAATTATTATTTTTATGCAGGGAGAAAAATCCAATGCGATACAATTTAAAAATTACGGCATAGGTGCACAGATTTTAAGGTTTTTCAATGTGGAAGAGGTCAATTTAATGTCGCAAAGCTATGATAAAGATTTTATCGCTCTAAAAGGCTTTGGACTTGATATTAAGGCGTGTAAATTTAAAGGAAAATAA
- the rpsR gene encoding 30S ribosomal protein S18 — MAEKRKYSRKYCKYTEAKVEFIDYKDTAMLKHALSERFKIMPRRLTGTSKKYQEMVEQAIKRARHVALIPYIVDRKNVINNPFEGL, encoded by the coding sequence ATGGCAGAAAAAAGAAAATATTCACGCAAATATTGCAAATACACTGAGGCTAAAGTTGAATTTATAGACTATAAAGATACTGCTATGCTAAAGCATGCATTATCTGAGCGTTTTAAAATTATGCCACGCCGTTTAACAGGCACAAGTAAAAAATACCAAGAAATGGTAGAGCAAGCCATCAAACGCGCAAGACATGTAGCACTTATCCCTTACATAGTCGATAGAAAAAATGTCATTAATAATCCTTTTGAAGGATTATAA
- the coaD gene encoding pantetheine-phosphate adenylyltransferase, whose translation MTCLYPGSFDPITNGHLDVIKRALKIFDKVVVAIAQSEHKNPCFSLEKRKDLALLATKNLKNVEIITFKNLLVDLAKELEIKTVIRGLRAVSDFEYELQIGYANNALWSEFETVYLMPNLKNAFISSSIVRSIAAHGGDVSSLVPKEILPFLKDKSCI comes from the coding sequence ATGACTTGTTTATATCCTGGTAGCTTTGACCCTATCACAAATGGGCATTTAGATGTGATAAAAAGGGCGTTAAAAATTTTCGATAAGGTGGTTGTCGCCATCGCTCAAAGTGAGCATAAAAATCCTTGTTTTAGTTTGGAAAAACGCAAAGATTTAGCCTTGCTTGCTACAAAAAATTTGAAAAATGTTGAAATTATCACTTTTAAAAATTTACTTGTGGATTTAGCTAAAGAACTTGAGATAAAAACTGTTATTCGTGGGCTTAGGGCGGTGAGCGATTTTGAATACGAGCTTCAAATAGGCTATGCTAATAATGCTTTATGGAGCGAATTTGAGACGGTTTATTTGATGCCAAATTTAAAAAATGCTTTCATTTCAAGCTCCATAGTGCGTTCCATCGCGGCACACGGGGGTGATGTAAGCTCCCTTGTGCCAAAAGAAATTCTACCATTTTTAAAGGATAAATCTTGTATATAG
- the rseP gene encoding RIP metalloprotease RseP, whose amino-acid sequence MKSLIFLLVILILGFKFYSVQFLATIFTISFLIFFHELGHFLAAKSLDVKVEIFSIGFGKSLIEKEFKTTKYRLSALPLGGYVKLKGQDDLNPALRNYDKDSYGALSPLAKIYILFAGPFFNIFLAFLLYIAIANLGLEKASTKIGLIAPNSAAQNAGLLVGDTIKSINGIEVKSFDEISHLINKNPTKIELERDEKTLNFLITPKLSQGYNEFGQIVPKFQLGIAPSDEKVSVSYTGMQSINYAYNESIKASTLIIKGLVKLLSGDIEAKNLGGIITMVDITSKAAEISLSWLLFITALISINLGILNLLPIPMLDGGHILFNLYALIFKKEVPQKAFEYLSYGGMALLLSLMIFATFNDIVRLMQ is encoded by the coding sequence ATGAAAAGTCTTATTTTTCTTTTAGTCATTTTAATTTTAGGCTTTAAATTTTATTCCGTGCAGTTTTTAGCGACTATTTTTACCATCTCTTTTTTAATATTTTTTCACGAATTAGGACATTTTTTAGCAGCAAAATCCTTAGATGTGAAAGTAGAAATTTTTAGTATAGGCTTTGGAAAATCCTTGATTGAAAAGGAATTTAAAACGACTAAATACCGCTTAAGTGCTTTACCACTTGGAGGCTATGTTAAACTTAAAGGGCAAGATGATTTAAACCCTGCTTTGAGAAATTATGATAAGGATAGTTACGGCGCACTTTCTCCCTTAGCAAAAATTTACATCCTTTTTGCCGGTCCTTTTTTTAATATTTTCTTGGCTTTTTTGCTCTACATTGCCATAGCGAATTTGGGCTTAGAAAAAGCCTCTACCAAAATAGGCTTAATCGCACCAAACTCAGCGGCACAAAATGCTGGACTTTTAGTTGGTGATACGATTAAAAGCATTAATGGGATAGAAGTAAAAAGCTTTGATGAAATTTCTCATCTCATTAATAAAAACCCCACTAAAATAGAGCTTGAAAGAGATGAAAAAACACTAAATTTTCTCATTACCCCTAAACTTTCACAAGGTTATAATGAATTTGGGCAAATCGTGCCAAAATTTCAGCTTGGTATCGCTCCAAGTGATGAAAAAGTCAGTGTAAGTTATACAGGGATGCAAAGCATAAATTACGCCTACAATGAAAGTATAAAAGCCTCTACACTCATCATAAAAGGACTTGTAAAGCTTCTAAGTGGGGATATAGAAGCGAAAAATTTGGGCGGTATCATCACTATGGTTGATATTACCTCAAAAGCCGCAGAAATAAGCCTTTCGTGGCTTTTATTTATCACAGCTTTAATCTCTATCAATTTAGGCATTTTAAATCTTTTGCCCATTCCTATGCTTGATGGAGGGCATATTTTATTTAATCTTTATGCTTTAATTTTCAAAAAAGAAGTGCCACAAAAAGCTTTTGAGTATTTAAGCTATGGGGGTATGGCTTTACTTTTAAGCTTGATGATATTTGCGACTTTTAATGATATTGTAAGATTAATGCAATAA
- a CDS encoding type II secretion system protein, with the protein MKRAFSLIELVASIIILALLFSSISLFYKQIDKNNAPLRLFERLYVLEARLLKTSNGREIFISNDVLKPLSVKETSVKDEIFELKKIEPFDGAYKQYFYDEKSF; encoded by the coding sequence ATGAAGAGAGCATTTTCTCTTATCGAGCTTGTTGCTTCTATTATCATTTTAGCCCTTCTTTTTAGCTCCATTTCACTTTTTTATAAACAAATTGATAAAAATAATGCCCCTTTAAGACTTTTTGAAAGACTTTATGTGCTTGAAGCGAGACTTTTAAAAACTTCAAATGGGAGAGAAATTTTTATTAGTAATGATGTCTTAAAACCCTTATCTGTTAAAGAAACAAGCGTAAAAGATGAAATTTTTGAACTTAAAAAGATAGAGCCATTTGATGGTGCTTATAAGCAGTATTTTTACGATGAAAAAAGCTTTTAG
- a CDS encoding single-stranded DNA-binding protein, which yields MFNKVVLVGNLTRDIEMRYGQSGTAIGSSAIAVTRKFSANGEKREETCFIDITFFGRQAEVANQYLSKGSKLLIEGRLRFEQWSDQNGQNRSKHSVQVENMEMLSNNQSGTNGNFGSSNYAEVQSYDPYSENSRKPTQKVPNQNQEKIKEIDVDAYDNDDSDLPF from the coding sequence ATGTTTAATAAAGTTGTTTTGGTTGGAAATCTCACTAGAGACATAGAAATGCGTTATGGGCAAAGTGGCACAGCTATCGGCTCTTCGGCTATTGCTGTTACAAGAAAATTTAGTGCCAATGGCGAAAAACGCGAAGAAACTTGTTTTATCGATATTACTTTTTTTGGCAGACAGGCTGAAGTAGCAAATCAATATCTTTCAAAAGGAAGTAAGCTTTTAATCGAAGGGCGTTTAAGATTTGAGCAATGGAGTGATCAAAATGGGCAAAATCGCTCTAAACATAGTGTTCAAGTTGAAAATATGGAAATGTTGAGCAATAATCAAAGTGGCACTAATGGCAATTTTGGCTCTAGCAACTATGCAGAAGTTCAAAGCTATGACCCTTATAGTGAAAATAGTAGAAAACCTACGCAAAAAGTTCCAAATCAAAATCAAGAAAAAATCAAAGAAATCGATGTCGATGCTTATGATAATGACGATAGCGATTTACCATTTTAA